One Streptomyces sp. NBC_00554 DNA segment encodes these proteins:
- a CDS encoding phosphatase PAP2 family protein: MSNSPDRHLKNLPTQQDITPPVPGWPSFSLLFGLPALLLALITWQVAAHGPLARADERLSGHLVHPARIYELLADLGGLAVAVPVLAVVLAYVARRARQASSDRWWLPSVAAAVLMAAVPALIVPMKELVARPGPPVMGPGTGFYPSGHTATAAIAYGAATLVMLPWLRSSGARRVLIITCIVLNLAVAFGLLRRGFHWPLDVVASWCLCGALLTGLAMFLNRSSSQFTRPSPTVEHLTQT, encoded by the coding sequence ATGTCTAACTCCCCGGACCGGCACCTCAAGAACTTGCCTACCCAGCAAGACATTACCCCCCCTGTTCCGGGGTGGCCGAGCTTCTCCCTCCTCTTCGGCCTCCCGGCCCTCCTTCTCGCGCTGATCACCTGGCAGGTCGCGGCCCACGGCCCCCTCGCTCGCGCGGACGAACGCCTCAGTGGCCATCTCGTACACCCGGCCCGGATCTACGAACTCCTCGCCGACCTCGGCGGCCTCGCGGTCGCCGTTCCCGTCCTCGCCGTCGTGCTCGCGTACGTCGCCCGGCGCGCCCGGCAAGCCAGCAGCGATCGCTGGTGGCTGCCCTCCGTCGCCGCGGCAGTATTGATGGCGGCCGTACCTGCACTGATCGTGCCGATGAAAGAACTTGTTGCCCGGCCGGGCCCACCGGTCATGGGCCCGGGCACGGGCTTCTATCCCTCGGGTCACACGGCGACCGCCGCCATCGCGTACGGCGCCGCGACCCTGGTCATGCTGCCCTGGCTGCGCAGCAGCGGCGCACGCCGCGTACTGATCATCACCTGCATCGTCCTCAATCTCGCGGTGGCCTTCGGCCTGCTCAGGCGCGGCTTCCACTGGCCACTGGACGTGGTGGCGAGCTGGTGTCTTTGTGGAGCACTACTGACGGGGCTAGCCATGTTCCTCAACCGAAGCAGCAGCCAATTCACGCGACCGTCCCCGACAGTTGAGCACCTCACTCAAACATAA
- a CDS encoding DUF262 domain-containing protein encodes MSIQEAYNLYRSEKLAVNRNYQRKLVWGVDEKAHLIDSILRGFPIPLFLLAETSDQTYEIIDGMQRLDAIFGFIEQRYGIINGSFASQFFDLSEFSRARQLADSGAFVREPGKPSLIKASQCADLLDYQLAVTIFSSKEETQVTEVFRRINSGGRQLSAQEKRQAGVVSEFVRLIRRLASEFRYDGSPDVLPLTKMPVVSIDSARERLGYGITAEETFWCSLGILSTKQLQQSEDEQLLADICISAVRGNTFSVSSDVLDKYFDLETTESKSLTADLATYGTDKLAEDVKVVLGAMKTMVDSTKPGVVGAFRSHVSSSGWSAAKTPFYAVFMAFFDLMIRRAMQLSDPRGAFTAISKVTAKLTPSRNTTTEAQRQANIDVVRGLVEKFFTNSPRGTLTHGPAMEIEFPNLIRRAPIESARYEFKQGIVSLDEKRTINNDLLKKLPRIMSAIANTGPEADGYIIFGVADNDAAAKRIEQLDAVSPIRLARQVLFGIDRECKVLAIDMAAYVRHIIRAVQSSPIEEPLKGDILANIDTISYSGRSYVVARIPAQRDLSGFDGEYYIRDGDGLRKMTTSEALSAAKRFNR; translated from the coding sequence ATGTCGATCCAGGAAGCATACAACCTCTACCGCAGCGAAAAGCTTGCGGTAAATCGAAACTATCAGAGAAAATTGGTATGGGGGGTTGACGAAAAGGCGCACCTAATCGACAGTATTCTTCGCGGATTCCCGATCCCCCTTTTTCTTCTCGCGGAAACTTCCGACCAAACGTACGAGATAATTGATGGAATGCAGCGCTTGGATGCCATATTCGGCTTCATCGAGCAGCGCTACGGCATCATCAACGGCAGTTTCGCCTCGCAATTCTTTGACCTTTCCGAGTTCTCAAGAGCTCGACAGCTTGCGGACTCTGGAGCCTTTGTCCGCGAGCCGGGAAAGCCATCACTAATCAAGGCGTCCCAGTGCGCAGACCTCCTCGACTACCAACTCGCTGTCACGATCTTCAGCTCAAAAGAAGAAACCCAGGTTACTGAGGTATTCCGGAGAATAAATTCCGGAGGGCGCCAGTTGAGTGCGCAGGAAAAGCGGCAGGCCGGAGTCGTGAGCGAGTTCGTCCGGCTCATCAGGCGCCTAGCTTCCGAGTTTCGATACGATGGTTCACCCGATGTTCTCCCCTTGACGAAGATGCCGGTTGTCTCCATCGACTCAGCCCGCGAGCGTTTAGGGTACGGAATCACTGCGGAGGAAACCTTCTGGTGTAGTCTCGGAATTCTGAGCACAAAACAGCTTCAGCAGAGCGAAGACGAACAACTTCTGGCAGATATCTGCATTTCCGCAGTGCGCGGCAATACATTCAGCGTCAGCTCCGACGTGCTAGATAAATACTTTGATCTGGAAACAACCGAGAGTAAGTCGCTGACCGCAGATCTCGCAACATACGGCACCGACAAACTGGCCGAAGACGTAAAGGTTGTACTGGGCGCCATGAAGACCATGGTGGATTCCACGAAGCCGGGCGTGGTCGGAGCCTTCAGGTCACACGTCAGCTCCAGCGGATGGAGTGCAGCCAAGACGCCATTCTATGCAGTATTCATGGCGTTCTTCGATCTAATGATCAGAAGAGCAATGCAGCTCTCTGACCCTCGCGGGGCTTTCACCGCAATATCCAAGGTGACCGCTAAACTCACTCCGAGCAGAAACACAACTACAGAAGCTCAGCGACAAGCAAACATAGACGTCGTGCGAGGCTTGGTTGAGAAATTCTTCACCAACTCGCCGCGAGGCACGTTAACGCACGGCCCAGCAATGGAGATTGAGTTCCCAAACCTGATCAGGCGGGCACCAATCGAGAGTGCCAGGTATGAGTTCAAGCAGGGAATTGTCTCCCTTGACGAAAAGCGAACAATCAACAATGATCTCCTCAAGAAACTACCTAGAATTATGTCAGCCATCGCAAATACGGGGCCAGAGGCGGATGGCTACATAATCTTCGGCGTGGCGGACAATGACGCCGCCGCTAAGCGTATCGAGCAACTCGACGCGGTTTCCCCGATACGACTCGCACGCCAGGTACTATTCGGTATCGACCGAGAATGCAAGGTGCTCGCCATCGACATGGCTGCCTATGTTCGCCACATCATTCGTGCGGTCCAGTCCTCACCAATAGAGGAGCCGCTAAAGGGAGATATTCTGGCCAACATCGATACAATCTCGTACTCTGGACGCTCTTACGTGGTGGCACGTATACCTGCCCAGAGAGATCTATCCGGCTTTGACGGCGAATATTACATCCGGGACGGGGATGGTCTACGGAAGATGACCACCTCCGAGGCTCTGTCCGCGGCAAAGCGGTTCAATCGATAG
- a CDS encoding chitinase has product MTALSSAARAADADLARNGGFESGLDNWTCTAGATVNSPVRSGSSALQATPAGSDYAQCSQAVTVQPNSQYTLAGYVRGSYVYLGASGTGTTDVSTWTQSAPAWQQLTTSFRTGPSTTRVTIYTHGWYGTGAYNVDDISLIGPAVDPGQPPAAPTGLTAGAVTSSSVALSWSPVTGATGYAVYRNGVKVQTATGTSTTVSGLTASTAYSFQVAAVNDAGESPKSATVTATTSAGGGGSTGHALVGYLHASFANGAGYTRMADVPDSWDIIDLAFGEPTSTTSGDIRFNRCPVTECPTVESDAEFKAAIKAKQAAGKKVVISIGGQNGQVQLTTTAARDAFVTSVSKIIDTYGLDGLDIDFEGHSLSLDASDTNFKSPTTPVIVNLISALKTLKAKYGAGFVLTMAPETFFVQLGYQYYGTGPWGGQDPRAGAYLPVIYAMRDDLTVLHVQDYNSGSIMGLDNQYHSMGGADFHIAMTDMLLTGFPVAGNASNVFPALRPDQIAIGMPASTNAGNGYVSPTEVNKALDCLTKKTNCGTYTTHGTWPGLRGLMTWSINWDRYSSWEFQKNFDGYFG; this is encoded by the coding sequence ATGACCGCGCTCTCGTCGGCCGCCCGTGCGGCCGACGCGGACCTCGCCAGGAACGGCGGCTTCGAGTCGGGCCTGGACAACTGGACCTGCACAGCGGGCGCCACCGTCAACTCACCCGTACGGAGCGGCAGTTCCGCGCTGCAGGCGACCCCGGCCGGCAGCGACTACGCGCAGTGCTCCCAGGCGGTCACCGTCCAGCCCAACTCCCAGTACACGCTCGCCGGTTACGTCCGCGGCAGCTACGTCTACCTCGGCGCGAGCGGCACCGGCACCACCGACGTCTCCACCTGGACCCAGTCCGCGCCCGCCTGGCAGCAGCTCACCACGAGCTTCCGCACCGGCCCGTCCACCACCAGGGTCACGATCTACACGCACGGCTGGTACGGCACTGGTGCCTACAACGTCGACGACATCTCCCTCATCGGACCAGCCGTCGACCCGGGCCAGCCCCCGGCCGCACCCACCGGCCTGACGGCCGGCGCGGTCACCTCGTCGAGTGTCGCCCTGTCCTGGTCCCCGGTGACCGGCGCCACCGGATACGCCGTCTACCGAAACGGAGTGAAGGTCCAGACGGCGACCGGGACTTCGACCACGGTCAGCGGACTCACGGCCTCGACGGCGTACTCCTTCCAGGTCGCGGCGGTGAACGACGCGGGCGAGTCGCCGAAGTCGGCGACGGTGACCGCGACGACGAGCGCCGGCGGCGGAGGCTCGACCGGACACGCCCTCGTCGGCTACCTCCACGCGAGCTTTGCGAACGGCGCCGGCTACACCCGCATGGCCGACGTCCCCGACAGCTGGGACATCATCGACCTGGCCTTCGGCGAACCCACCTCCACCACCTCCGGCGACATCCGCTTCAACCGCTGCCCGGTCACCGAGTGCCCGACCGTGGAGAGCGACGCCGAGTTCAAGGCGGCCATCAAGGCCAAGCAGGCGGCCGGCAAGAAGGTCGTGATCTCCATCGGCGGCCAGAACGGCCAGGTACAGCTGACGACGACGGCCGCACGCGACGCCTTCGTCACCTCCGTGTCGAAGATCATCGACACCTACGGGCTGGACGGCCTGGACATCGACTTCGAGGGCCACTCACTCTCGCTGGACGCGAGCGACACCAACTTCAAGAGCCCGACCACACCAGTGATCGTGAACCTCATCTCGGCCCTGAAGACCCTCAAGGCCAAGTACGGCGCCGGCTTCGTGCTGACGATGGCCCCGGAGACCTTCTTCGTCCAGCTCGGCTACCAGTACTACGGCACCGGCCCATGGGGCGGCCAGGACCCGCGCGCCGGCGCGTACCTCCCCGTCATCTACGCGATGCGCGACGACCTGACGGTCCTGCACGTCCAGGACTACAACTCCGGCTCGATCATGGGCCTCGACAACCAGTACCACTCCATGGGCGGCGCCGACTTCCACATCGCCATGACCGACATGCTCCTCACGGGCTTCCCGGTCGCCGGAAACGCGAGCAACGTCTTCCCGGCCCTGCGCCCCGACCAGATAGCCATCGGCATGCCGGCATCGACGAACGCCGGCAACGGCTACGTCTCGCCGACGGAGGTCAACAAGGCCCTCGACTGCCTCACCAAGAAGACCAACTGCGGCACGTACACCACCCACGGCACCTGGCCGGGCCTCCGCGGCCTGATGACGTGGTCGATCAACTGGGACCGCTACTCGAGCTGGGAGTTCCAGAAGAACTTCGACGGCTACTTCGGCTGA
- a CDS encoding NAD(P)/FAD-dependent oxidoreductase — MAPSAMTRWTKSLSDAQPVSYWLDDPGKPHPEPALTTTETCDLLVVGGGYSGLWTALLAKERDPRREVVLVEGREVGWAASGRNGGFCAASLTHGLANGLTRWPDEIRKLEELGARNLDEIEAAVARYSIDCDFERSGEIDVATEPHQAAELREWHEELRREGLADGTEFLDADAVREQVDSPTFLAGLHDRRGVAMLHPAKLAWGLKRACVELGVRVYEHTPALALKPYGAGMAVRTPYGSVRARRVALGTNIFPNLVKRVRAYTVPVYDYAMMTEPLTTDQLASIGWKNRQGLGDSANQFHYFRLSADNRILWGGYDAIYPYGGRMRAEYDDRPETYAKLAGHFFTCFPQLEGVRFTHAWGGAIDTCSRFSAFFGTAHQGKVAYAAGYTGLGVGATRFGADVMLDLLAGERTERTELEMVRRKPLPFPPEPFAWTGIALTKWSLARADSHGGRRNLWLKTMDRLGLGFDS; from the coding sequence ATGGCCCCAAGCGCCATGACCCGCTGGACCAAGTCTCTTTCCGACGCACAGCCGGTGTCCTACTGGCTGGACGACCCGGGCAAACCCCACCCCGAACCCGCCCTCACCACCACCGAGACCTGCGACCTGCTCGTCGTCGGCGGCGGCTACAGCGGACTGTGGACCGCGCTCCTCGCCAAGGAGCGCGACCCGCGGCGCGAGGTGGTCCTGGTGGAAGGCCGTGAGGTGGGCTGGGCCGCCTCCGGCCGCAACGGCGGCTTCTGCGCCGCGTCCCTCACCCACGGTCTGGCCAACGGTCTCACCCGCTGGCCGGACGAGATCAGGAAGCTGGAGGAACTGGGCGCCCGCAACCTCGACGAGATCGAGGCGGCCGTCGCCCGCTACTCCATCGACTGCGACTTCGAGCGCAGCGGCGAGATCGACGTCGCGACCGAGCCGCACCAGGCGGCCGAACTGCGCGAGTGGCACGAGGAGTTGCGGCGCGAGGGCCTCGCGGACGGCACCGAGTTCCTGGACGCCGACGCGGTACGGGAACAAGTCGACTCACCGACATTCCTGGCCGGCCTCCACGACCGCCGGGGCGTCGCCATGCTCCACCCCGCCAAGCTCGCCTGGGGCCTCAAGCGCGCCTGCGTGGAGCTCGGCGTCCGCGTGTACGAGCACACACCCGCGCTCGCCCTGAAGCCGTACGGCGCGGGCATGGCCGTACGCACCCCGTACGGCTCGGTCCGCGCCCGTCGCGTGGCGCTCGGCACGAACATCTTCCCGAACCTGGTCAAGCGGGTGCGCGCGTACACGGTCCCCGTCTACGACTACGCGATGATGACCGAGCCGCTGACCACCGACCAGTTGGCGTCCATCGGCTGGAAGAACCGCCAGGGCCTCGGTGATTCGGCGAACCAGTTCCACTACTTCCGGCTGTCAGCCGACAACCGGATCCTGTGGGGCGGTTACGACGCGATCTACCCGTACGGCGGCCGGATGCGCGCCGAGTACGACGACCGCCCGGAGACGTACGCCAAGCTCGCGGGCCACTTCTTCACCTGCTTCCCGCAGTTGGAGGGCGTCCGCTTCACGCACGCCTGGGGCGGCGCGATCGACACCTGCTCGCGCTTCTCGGCCTTCTTCGGCACGGCACACCAGGGCAAGGTCGCGTACGCGGCGGGCTACACCGGGCTCGGTGTGGGCGCCACCCGGTTCGGCGCGGACGTGATGCTCGACCTGCTCGCGGGGGAGCGTACGGAACGCACCGAGCTGGAGATGGTCCGCAGGAAGCCGCTGCCGTTCCCGCCCGAGCCCTTCGCCTGGACGGGCATCGCGCTCACCAAGTGGTCACTGGCGCGGGCGGATTCGCACGGCGGGCGGCGCAATCTGTGGCTGAAGACCATGGACAGGCTGGGGCTCGGCTTCGACAGCTGA
- a CDS encoding ABC transporter permease — MAFVRWLKHHLVVIAGLVTLGYLLLPNVIVTVFSFNKPKGRFNYEWQNFSTDAWTDPCGVAGMCGSLSLSLQIAVWATLGATVLGTMIAFALVRYRFRARGAINSLIFLPMAMPEVVMAASLLTLFLNMGAQLGFWTILIAHIMFCLSFVVTAVKARVMSMDPRLEQAAQDLYAGPLQTFIRVTLPIAAPGIAAGALLAFALSFDDFIITNFNAGSTVTFPMFVWGSAQRGTPVQINVIGTAMFIVAVLFVLAGMVIGNRRNKQKA; from the coding sequence ATGGCCTTCGTACGCTGGCTCAAGCACCATCTCGTCGTCATCGCGGGACTGGTGACACTCGGATATCTGCTCCTTCCGAACGTCATCGTCACGGTGTTCTCCTTCAACAAACCGAAGGGGCGCTTCAATTACGAGTGGCAGAACTTCTCCACGGACGCCTGGACCGACCCGTGCGGCGTCGCCGGCATGTGCGGCTCGCTCTCGCTCAGCCTCCAGATCGCCGTGTGGGCGACCCTCGGTGCCACCGTCCTCGGCACCATGATCGCCTTCGCGCTGGTCCGCTACCGCTTCCGCGCACGCGGCGCCATCAACTCGCTGATCTTCCTGCCGATGGCGATGCCCGAGGTCGTGATGGCCGCCTCACTGCTCACCCTCTTCCTCAACATGGGTGCACAGTTGGGTTTCTGGACGATCCTGATCGCCCACATCATGTTCTGCCTCAGCTTCGTCGTGACGGCCGTCAAAGCACGCGTCATGTCGATGGACCCGCGCCTGGAGCAGGCGGCACAGGACCTGTACGCCGGTCCCCTGCAGACCTTCATCCGGGTCACCCTGCCCATCGCGGCCCCCGGAATCGCCGCGGGCGCGCTGCTCGCCTTCGCGCTCTCCTTCGACGATTTCATCATCACCAATTTCAACGCGGGATCGACCGTCACCTTCCCCATGTTCGTCTGGGGCTCCGCGCAGCGCGGAACACCCGTTCAGATCAATGTCATCGGTACGGCCATGTTCATCGTCGCCGTACTGTTCGTCCTGGCCGGAATGGTGATCGGCAACCGCCGCAACAAGCAAAAGGCGTAA
- a CDS encoding ABC transporter permease gives MATATEAPPLAPQPAAGKPPRKRGRLTPYWLLLPGILWLLIFFALPMVYQASTSVQTGSLEEGYKVTWHFATYWDALADYWPQFLRSVLYAGSATILCLILGYPLAYLIAFRAGRWRNVVLILVIAPFFTSFLIRTLAWKTILADSGPVVSTLNSLHVLDVTSWLGMTSGDRVLATPLAVVCGLTYNFLPFMILPLYTSLERIDGRLHEAAGDLYAKPFTTFRKVTFPLSMPGVVSGTLLTFIPASGDYVNADLLGSTDTRMVGNVIQTQFLRILDYPTAAALSFILMAAILVMVTLYIRKSGTEDLV, from the coding sequence ATGGCCACCGCCACCGAGGCGCCACCCCTGGCGCCGCAACCGGCCGCCGGCAAACCGCCCCGCAAGCGCGGCCGCCTCACCCCGTACTGGCTGCTGCTGCCCGGCATACTCTGGCTGCTGATCTTCTTCGCACTGCCGATGGTCTACCAGGCCTCCACGTCCGTGCAGACGGGCTCCCTGGAGGAGGGCTACAAGGTCACCTGGCACTTCGCGACCTACTGGGACGCGCTGGCGGACTACTGGCCGCAGTTCCTGCGCTCGGTGCTCTACGCGGGCTCCGCGACGATCCTGTGCCTGATCCTCGGCTACCCGCTCGCCTATCTGATCGCCTTCCGCGCGGGCCGCTGGCGCAATGTCGTCCTCATCCTGGTCATCGCGCCGTTCTTCACCAGCTTCCTGATCCGCACGCTCGCCTGGAAGACGATCCTCGCGGACAGCGGCCCGGTCGTCAGCACCCTCAACTCGCTGCACGTCCTGGACGTCACCAGCTGGCTCGGCATGACCTCCGGCGACCGTGTCCTGGCCACGCCTCTCGCGGTGGTCTGCGGTCTCACGTACAACTTCCTGCCGTTCATGATCCTGCCGCTCTACACCTCCCTCGAACGCATCGACGGACGCCTCCACGAGGCGGCGGGCGACCTGTACGCGAAGCCGTTCACGACCTTCAGGAAGGTCACCTTCCCGCTGTCGATGCCCGGTGTCGTCTCCGGGACGCTGCTGACCTTCATCCCGGCCAGCGGTGACTACGTGAACGCCGACCTGCTCGGCTCCACGGACACCCGGATGGTCGGAAACGTCATCCAGACCCAGTTCCTGAGGATTCTCGACTATCCGACGGCAGCGGCACTTTCCTTCATTCTCATGGCCGCGATCCTCGTCATGGTCACCCTCTACATTCGCAAGTCCGGGACGGAGGATCTGGTTTAA
- a CDS encoding ABC transporter ATP-binding protein, with protein MTTDNSGDVRLSGISKTYGAFTAVHPLDLTVPQGSFFALLGASGCGKTTTLRMIAGLEEPTSGTVHLGEQDVTNLPPYKRPVNTVFQSYALFPHLDIFENVAFGLRRRGIKSVKKQVEDMLELVQLGEQARKKPHQLSGGQQQRVAVARALINTPKVLLLDEPLGALDLKLRRQMQLELKRIQTEVGITFVHVTHDQEEAMTMADTVAVMNAGRVEQLGSPADLYENPNTTFVANFLGTSNLIEAEVDSKSGDEIVLKAGGGKLLLPAARCSAPTTTGGKVLVGVRPEKISLTHADDAGDIPAGRNRITGKIADSSFIGVSTQYVIDSAVCPEFEVYAQNIDRDSRLRPGTDVVLHWNPAHTFGLDAAQDIDAGVETVDEEAA; from the coding sequence ATGACGACAGACAACAGCGGCGACGTCCGCCTCTCCGGGATCAGCAAGACGTACGGCGCCTTCACCGCCGTACACCCGCTCGACCTGACCGTTCCGCAGGGATCGTTCTTCGCCCTCCTCGGGGCATCGGGCTGCGGCAAGACCACCACCCTCCGCATGATCGCCGGCCTGGAGGAGCCCACTTCGGGAACCGTGCACCTGGGGGAGCAGGACGTGACGAACCTGCCGCCCTACAAGCGGCCGGTGAACACCGTCTTCCAGTCCTACGCCCTCTTCCCGCACCTCGACATCTTCGAGAACGTCGCCTTCGGCCTGCGCCGGCGCGGCATCAAGTCGGTGAAGAAGCAGGTCGAGGACATGCTCGAGCTCGTACAGCTCGGTGAGCAGGCCCGCAAGAAGCCCCACCAGCTCTCCGGCGGCCAGCAGCAGCGCGTCGCCGTGGCCCGCGCGCTGATCAACACCCCCAAGGTGCTGCTCCTCGACGAGCCGCTCGGCGCCCTCGACCTCAAGCTGCGCCGCCAGATGCAGCTGGAGCTCAAGCGCATCCAGACCGAGGTCGGCATCACCTTCGTGCACGTCACGCACGACCAGGAGGAGGCCATGACCATGGCCGACACCGTCGCCGTGATGAACGCGGGCCGCGTCGAACAGCTCGGCTCGCCCGCCGACCTCTACGAGAACCCGAACACCACGTTCGTCGCCAACTTCCTCGGCACCTCCAACCTCATCGAGGCCGAGGTCGACTCCAAGAGCGGCGACGAGATCGTCCTCAAGGCGGGCGGCGGCAAGCTCCTGCTGCCCGCGGCGCGATGTTCCGCGCCCACGACGACCGGCGGCAAGGTCCTGGTCGGCGTCCGCCCGGAGAAGATCTCGCTCACGCACGCCGACGACGCGGGCGACATCCCGGCGGGCCGCAACCGGATCACCGGCAAGATCGCCGACTCCAGCTTCATCGGCGTATCCACGCAGTACGTCATCGACAGCGCCGTCTGCCCGGAGTTCGAGGTCTACGCCCAGAACATCGACCGCGACTCCCGGCTCCGCCCCGGCACCGACGTCGTCCTGCACTGGAACCCGGCGCACACCTTCGGCCTGGACGCCGCGCAGGACATCGACGCGGGCGTCGAGACGGTGGACGAGGAGGCCGCCTGA
- a CDS encoding PotD/PotF family extracellular solute-binding protein: MEQYEPERLSPVQLAAMRRSLRNGRASIGRRSLLRASAGGALTIGGLGALSACGIPAAGKTQGGVSADDLSAKEKTINFSNWTEYMDVDESEKHHPTLDAFTERTGITVKYTEDINDNAEFFGKIKPQLAAGQDTGRDIIVLTDWLAGRLINLGWVQKLDPANLPHAYTNLAQQFRNPDWDPGRAYSYPWQGISTVIAYNKKALDGIEVKSVSDMLDNPKLKGRIGFLTEMRDSIGMTLLDMGKDPAKFTDDDYDAAIARLQKAVDKGQIRRFTGNDYTSDITSGNFAACIAWAGDVVQLKADSPDVDFIIPDSGYITSTDNMLIPNKARHKTNAERLMDYYYEPEPAAQLAAYINYVCPVDGVKPYLEKIDKDAANNPLIIPDQAMAAKSHAFRLLSSKEETAYEEKFAKLTGA; this comes from the coding sequence ATGGAGCAGTACGAGCCCGAACGCCTGTCCCCGGTCCAACTGGCCGCCATGCGGCGCAGTCTCAGGAACGGCAGGGCCTCCATCGGCCGACGTTCGCTGCTGCGCGCCTCGGCGGGCGGTGCGCTGACCATCGGCGGACTCGGGGCGCTCAGCGCCTGCGGGATCCCCGCGGCCGGCAAGACCCAGGGCGGCGTCTCCGCCGACGACCTCTCGGCCAAGGAGAAGACGATCAACTTCTCCAACTGGACCGAGTACATGGACGTCGACGAGAGCGAGAAGCACCACCCCACGCTGGACGCCTTCACCGAGCGCACCGGCATCACGGTCAAGTACACCGAGGACATCAACGACAACGCCGAGTTCTTCGGCAAGATCAAACCGCAGCTCGCCGCGGGCCAGGACACCGGCCGCGACATCATCGTCCTCACCGACTGGCTGGCGGGCCGGCTGATCAACCTCGGGTGGGTCCAGAAACTGGACCCGGCCAACCTGCCGCACGCCTACACCAATCTGGCGCAGCAGTTCCGCAACCCCGACTGGGACCCCGGCCGCGCCTACTCCTACCCCTGGCAGGGCATCTCGACCGTCATCGCCTACAACAAGAAGGCGCTCGACGGCATCGAGGTGAAGTCGGTCTCCGACATGCTCGACAACCCCAAGCTCAAGGGGCGCATCGGCTTCCTGACGGAGATGCGCGACAGCATCGGCATGACGCTGCTCGACATGGGCAAGGACCCGGCCAAATTCACGGACGACGACTACGACGCGGCGATCGCCCGTCTCCAGAAGGCCGTCGACAAGGGCCAGATCCGCCGCTTCACCGGCAACGACTACACGTCCGACATCACCAGCGGCAACTTCGCGGCCTGTATCGCCTGGGCCGGTGACGTCGTACAGCTCAAGGCGGACAGCCCGGACGTCGACTTCATCATCCCGGACAGCGGCTACATCACCTCGACCGACAACATGCTGATCCCCAACAAGGCGCGCCACAAGACGAACGCCGAGCGGCTCATGGACTACTACTACGAGCCCGAGCCGGCCGCCCAGCTCGCCGCCTACATCAACTACGTCTGCCCGGTCGACGGAGTGAAGCCCTATCTCGAGAAGATCGACAAGGACGCGGCGAACAACCCGCTGATCATTCCCGACCAGGCCATGGCCGCCAAGTCTCACGCCTTCCGCTTGCTCAGCAGCAAGGAAGAGACGGCCTACGAAGAGAAGTTCGCGAAGCTCACAGGGGCGTGA